The region TGACATTGGCCCGCTCTCAGCAGTGTTAACACGGCTTGGAACACTTCGTCGGGTGTGGCTTCGAGTTCAAGGGTGATTTGTTCTCGGTCTGTCATACCTTCTGCCTCACTAAGGCTTCTACTTCATATCGTAGCCAGATCGATGCCATCCCCCGATTCCGCTGATCTACCTATCCATACTGGATTCTGCTTGGGCACACTGAAGTGAATAGGCGCGTAATACGCAGCCATCAGTTCCCCATTTGAACCAAGTCGCATGATCCAGCGTAATCGTTTGAAATCCCGATTTCTCGTAATTTCCCAAAGTTGGACCAATCGCCAGCGACGATCGCCCTGGCGGAATCGGTCGCTCAGGACGTTTAGTTTATGCTTTTTGCTAGCGAACTTGATGGTGAGTTGCAAGGCAACGGGTTTTGCCTGGAATCCACTCGACATGGGTGGCTGGACTTTCTTGTTTAGCTATGTGGGTTTCAATTTGACACTGGCGTTTGTCTGTTTTCTCTATAGCGAACAAATTCGCGAGTCGGATAATCGGGAATCGGCAACGCTGCCGCCACTGCACGCCTACGAACTGGCCTATTTAGTTGATGCTGATACTGTCCTGTATGAGCGCGTTGGTCAGACTGTCCTGACTCAATTATTTGCCCAGGGCAAGATTCAATTAACGCCTGACCGTAAGCTGTTTTGTCCGACTGACATCGCTAGCTCGATCCCACTCTCCGATGCAGATCGCCGCCCCCTCGAAAAAGTCGTGACCGACGCGGTTGATGCGGCGGGTGGAACGCTGAGTGAAACTTTGTCCGCAGTCAACAATACTGCCGAGCCAGTGTTGGACGCGATTATGCAAGATTGGTTTGAGCAACTCGATCTCATTGTTAACTCGAAGACGATCTGGAAAATGCGGAATCTGCCATATATTCCATTGGCGCTGAGCGGTCTATTGGGCTTGGTCAGAATTGTGGTGGATATTCAGCGTGGTCAATCGGTCTGGCTGTTCACGCTGGTTTGGATTACGGCATTAGGCTTGGTGTTGTTCGCACGTTCGACGACAAAAATTGAGCGAACTGAGTATGGCAATCGCGTCCTAAAACGCCTGCAAACCAACTGTGAACAACAGGATTTCTCACAAATCCCCGCGTTAGATTTGCCGAAGTCTGTAGCGTTATTAGGGCCACATATTCTCGAAGGCTCGGCCCTATCAGATTTATATGCCTACTTCTATTCGCTGAGCGATAGTGAGGCGACGGAGACAACTGAAACCGCCGCTCCATCGGCAAACGTGATTGATGAAGATGTAGAAAGTGTGATTGATCAAGATGTAACTGATAGCAACGATCTGGGTGAGGCAGGTGAAGCCGCCTAATCGGGACTCAGCATTGGCTTAACGAGTCGGGCATAATAGAGCGACTAGACCATGCTGCTAAACGCTCCTCATTCCGATGAATTCTATGTTGCTGCTGACTCGATCGTCATTACGCCGCCAAACACTGCATCAACGGTTGGCGCAATTCTCAACACAGCAATGGCTGCGACGGCTAGTTCCTGGACGATATAAGCATTATCGATCGCCCCTCCGCACATTCGGCCTGTACTTTTTGCTAGCCAACTTGATGGTGAGTTGTCGGTCCAATGGTTTTGTCTGGAACCCGCTCGAAATGTCGGGCTGGAGCTTCTTTGGGTTTTACCTGTTGCTCAATATTGTGTTGTTCGTCGTGATCGTGATCGGTCAGGTAAAAATTTGTGCATCCGATCGACGTCGATCACCCGTGACACCGGCACTCACCATCTATGAAATGGCTCGCCTGACGGATATTGATAAGTCGTCCAGTGAGCATGAAGTTCTATTTTCAACAGTCATCACGAAGTTATTGGCCCAAGGCCATATTCAGCTCTTCCAGCCGATGAAAAATGGTCGCATTACGGGATCACATAAAATCAAGCTCACCCAGAAGTCGGCGACCTTCACTGAT is a window of Romeriopsis navalis LEGE 11480 DNA encoding:
- a CDS encoding TIGR04222 domain-containing membrane protein, which gives rise to MNSMLLLTRSSLRRQTLHQRLAQFSTQQWLRRLVPGRYKHYRSPLRTFGLYFLLANLMVSCRSNGFVWNPLEMSGWSFFGFYLLLNIVLFVVIVIGQVKICASDRRRSPVTPALTIYEMARLTDIDKSSSEHEVLFSTVITKLLAQGHIQLFQPMKNGRITGSHKIKLTQKSATFTDPIEQLVAQTIEKPEVAADVMKTAVSGQLKSMLQPMHDRMQQLNLLLHPAVERKQNDWAQFIFSLSGLLCLLRVFADISRGQSSWWFSIITVFVFLIAWVLGQDSNRLNDYGQEVLVELKKKRQALDHSNLNADELAMSVALLGPDILKASTLSELYLFLKPVEPEQSDDDDD
- a CDS encoding TIGR04222 domain-containing membrane protein, translating into MIQRNRLKSRFLVISQSWTNRQRRSPWRNRSLRTFSLCFLLANLMVSCKATGFAWNPLDMGGWTFLFSYVGFNLTLAFVCFLYSEQIRESDNRESATLPPLHAYELAYLVDADTVLYERVGQTVLTQLFAQGKIQLTPDRKLFCPTDIASSIPLSDADRRPLEKVVTDAVDAAGGTLSETLSAVNNTAEPVLDAIMQDWFEQLDLIVNSKTIWKMRNLPYIPLALSGLLGLVRIVVDIQRGQSVWLFTLVWITALGLVLFARSTTKIERTEYGNRVLKRLQTNCEQQDFSQIPALDLPKSVALLGPHILEGSALSDLYAYFYSLSDSEATETTETAAPSANVIDEDVESVIDQDVTDSNDLGEAGEAA